The following proteins are encoded in a genomic region of Oryctolagus cuniculus chromosome 13, mOryCun1.1, whole genome shotgun sequence:
- the LOC100341451 gene encoding alpha-1,3-mannosyl-glycoprotein 4-beta-N-acetylglucosaminyltransferase-like protein MGAT4E produces MRHPIKHCIITWAGITFLWLCITVEFPREIEDDQIAMLVEGQGGGYGSSKSQKPLEDWETISLKYTEKMQRRRKTWLTVGLTAASQQDQKGLLYTLFSLFRSSSKAERKRLTVLVHLADSDLAWLSETMAHLSRLFSPQILAGQLLVIHAPADTYPAVDEQDQAHGGKVYSKQNIDHAFLMSFARNLSDYFLLLEDNIFCAPNFITHIRSKVAAMKGHPWALLEFSNMGFLGKLFHSRDLPLVAHFLLLFHKEKPLARMIAHFRTLLTQESPILCQPFLFYHRMSYPISEDKDRPGHRQSPGSPDNPPASVYTNMNVFSVHFPWEAYTLDESFFWTYNVSIENHLTVILNHPMNLSRVQVLTGSIVDGANALEKGQVELGYSPQGTPQHCTTFILLGHLLEGQMDQKIFMKSMGYHVSCVRLVAKSSQKGGLMIRHIYLWEEKPQM; encoded by the exons ATGCGGCATCCCATCAAGCACTGCATCATAACCTGGGCAGGCATCACATTCCTGTGGCTCTGCATCACTGTGGAATTCCCCAGGGAAATTGAAGATGACCAAATAGCCATGCTTGTCGAAGGCCAA GGAGGTGGTTATGGCAGCAGCAAGAGCCAGAAACCGCTGGAGGACTGGGAGACGATCTCCCTGAAATACACAGAGAAGATGCAGCGCAGACGAAAGA CATGGCTGACGGTGGGGCTGACCGCAGCGTCGCAGCAGGACCAGAAGGGCCTCCTGTACACGCTCTTCTCCCTGTTCCGATCGTCCTCCAAAGCCGAGCGCAAACGCCTCACGGTGCTGGTGCACCTGGCCGACTCCGACCTCGCCTGGCTCAGCGAAACCATGGCCCACCTCTCCAGACTCTTCAGCCCGCAGATCTTGGCAGGGCAGCTGCTGGTGATCCACGCCCCGGCCGACACCTACCCCGCAGTGGACGAGCAGGACCAGGCCCACGGCGGGAAAGTGTACTCCAAGCAGAACATAGACCACGCCTTCCTCATGAGCTTCGCCAGGAACCTCTCAGATTACTTCCTGTTGCTGGAGGACAACATCTTCTGCGCGCCCAACTTCATCACCCACATTCGGTCCAAGGTGGCCGCCATGAAGGGGCATCCCTGGGCGCTGCTGGAGTTTTCCAACATGGGCTTCCTGGGGAAGCTCTTCCACAGCAGGGACCTCCCGCTCGTGGcccacttcctcctgctcttccacaaggagaagcccctggccagGATGATCGCCCACTTCCGCACCCTCCTCACCCAGGAGAGCCCGATCCTCTGCCAGCCGTTCCTCTTCTACCACAGGATGTCCTACCCCATCTCTGAGGACAAGGACAGACCAGGTCACAGGCAGAGCCCTGGCAGCCCTGACAACCCACCCGCGTCCGTCTACACGAACATGAACGTGTTCAGCGTCCACTTCCCCTGGGAGGCCTACACTCTGGACGAGTCCTTCTTCTGGACCTACAACGTTAGCATCGAGAACCACCTGACCGTGATTTTGAACCATCCCATGAACCTGagcagggtgcaggtgctgacGGGCTCCATCGTGGACGGAGCGAACGCCCTGGAGAAGGGGCAGGTGGAGCTGGGTTACAGCCCCCAGGGGACGCCTCAGCACTGCACCACCTTCATCCTGCTGGGCCACCTCCTGGAGGGGCAGATGGACCAGAAGATATTTATGAAAAGTATGGGGTACCACGTGAGCTGTGTGAGGCTGGTGGCAAAAAGCAGCCAGAAGGGGGGTCTCATGATCAGGCATATCTACCTCTGGGAGGAGAAGCCCCAAATGTAA